From a single Streptomyces misionensis genomic region:
- a CDS encoding polyamine ABC transporter substrate-binding protein — protein MESYEPDRLTAVELAAIRRSFRSGRAALTRRSLLRASVGGALAIGGLGTLSACGIPAATKDQGGVSADDHSADEKVVNFSNWPEYIDVDGKGKRHPTLDAFAKRSGIQVKYTEDINDNDEFFGKVQPELAAGQDTGRDLIVLTDWLAARMIRLGYVQKLDAANLPHAFANLSDQFRDPDWDPGRAYSYPWQGISTVVAFNKKALGGIEVKSVSDLLDNPRLKGRVGMLTEMRDTIGMVLLDMGKDPAKFTDDDYDAAIARVQKAVDKGQIRRFTGNDYTSDLAKGDIAACVAWGGDIVQLQADNPDVDYVIPDSGYMTSTDNLMVPNKARHKTNAERLIDYYYEPGPAAELAAYVNYVSPVAGVVPYLSRIDKSAASNPLIVPDKAMQAKSHAFRALTQKEETAYQQKFSKLTGA, from the coding sequence ATGGAGAGTTACGAGCCCGACCGCCTGACAGCGGTCGAACTGGCCGCCATACGCCGTAGTTTCCGCAGCGGCAGGGCCGCGCTGACCCGCCGTTCGCTGCTGCGCGCCTCCGTCGGGGGCGCGCTCGCGATCGGCGGACTCGGGACCCTGAGCGCCTGCGGCATCCCCGCCGCGACCAAGGACCAGGGCGGCGTCTCCGCCGACGACCACTCGGCCGACGAGAAGGTCGTCAACTTCTCCAACTGGCCCGAATACATCGACGTGGACGGCAAGGGCAAGCGCCACCCCACGCTCGACGCGTTCGCCAAGCGGTCCGGCATCCAGGTCAAGTACACCGAGGACATCAACGACAACGACGAGTTCTTCGGCAAGGTCCAGCCGGAGCTCGCCGCCGGCCAGGACACCGGCCGCGACCTCATCGTGCTCACCGACTGGCTCGCCGCCCGCATGATCCGGCTCGGGTACGTCCAGAAACTCGACGCGGCCAACCTGCCGCACGCCTTCGCCAACCTGTCGGACCAGTTCCGCGACCCCGACTGGGACCCCGGCCGCGCCTACTCCTACCCCTGGCAGGGCATCTCCACCGTCGTCGCCTTCAACAAGAAGGCGCTCGGCGGCATCGAGGTGAAGTCGGTCTCCGACCTGCTCGACAACCCCAGGCTCAAGGGCCGAGTCGGCATGCTGACCGAGATGCGCGACACCATCGGCATGGTCCTGCTCGACATGGGCAAGGACCCGGCCAAGTTCACCGACGACGACTACGACGCGGCCATCGCCCGCGTCCAGAAGGCCGTCGACAAGGGCCAGATCCGCCGCTTCACCGGCAACGACTACACGTCCGACCTGGCCAAGGGCGACATCGCCGCCTGTGTCGCCTGGGGCGGCGACATCGTCCAGCTCCAGGCGGACAACCCGGACGTCGACTACGTCATCCCGGACAGCGGCTACATGACGTCGACCGACAACCTGATGGTCCCGAACAAGGCGCGCCACAAGACGAACGCCGAGCGGCTCATCGACTACTACTACGAGCCCGGGCCCGCCGCCGAACTCGCCGCCTACGTCAACTACGTGAGCCCCGTCGCGGGAGTGGTTCCCTATCTCTCCAGGATCGACAAGTCGGCCGCGAGCAATCCGCTGATCGTGCCCGACAAGGCGATGCAGGCGAAGTCCCATGCCTTCCGCGCCCTCACGCAGAAGGAAGAGACCGCCTACCAGCAGAAGTTCTCGAAGCTCACAGGGGCGTGA
- a CDS encoding ABC transporter ATP-binding protein gives MTTDNSGDVRLSGIGKTYGAFTAVHPLDLTVPQGSFFALLGASGCGKTTTLRMIAGLEQPTSGTVHLGDQDVTHLPPYKRPVNTVFQSYALFPHLDIFENVAFGLRRRGIKSVKKQVEEMLELVQLGEQARKKPHQLSGGQQQRVAVARALINHPKVLLLDEPLGALDLKLRRQMQLELKRIQTEVGITFIHVTHDQEEAMTMADTVAVMNGGRVEQLGAPTDLYENPKTTFVANFLGTSNLIEAEVDTKDGEDVVVKAGGGKLVLPAARCSAPAPAGGKVLVGIRPEKIALAHADDAGAVPEGRNRLTGKIADASFIGVSTQYVIDSPACAGLSVYVQNVERDARLVPGADVVLHWSPAHTFGLDATQAIDAGTEEEVAA, from the coding sequence ATGACGACAGACAACAGCGGCGACGTCCGCCTCTCCGGTATCGGCAAGACCTACGGCGCCTTCACCGCCGTACACCCGCTGGACCTGACCGTTCCCCAGGGTTCCTTCTTCGCCCTGCTCGGCGCGTCCGGCTGCGGCAAGACCACCACCCTGCGCATGATCGCGGGCCTGGAGCAGCCGACGAGCGGCACCGTGCACCTCGGCGACCAGGACGTCACCCACCTGCCGCCGTACAAGCGGCCGGTCAACACGGTCTTCCAGTCCTACGCGCTCTTCCCGCACCTCGACATCTTCGAGAACGTCGCCTTCGGGCTGCGCCGGCGCGGCATCAAGAGCGTCAAGAAGCAGGTGGAGGAGATGCTGGAGCTGGTCCAGCTCGGCGAGCAGGCGCGCAAGAAGCCGCACCAGCTCTCCGGCGGCCAGCAGCAGCGCGTCGCCGTCGCCCGCGCGCTGATCAACCACCCCAAGGTGCTGCTGCTGGACGAGCCGCTCGGCGCCCTCGACCTGAAGCTGCGCCGCCAGATGCAGCTGGAGCTCAAGCGCATCCAGACCGAGGTCGGCATCACCTTCATCCATGTCACGCACGACCAGGAGGAGGCCATGACCATGGCCGACACGGTCGCGGTGATGAACGGCGGCCGCGTCGAGCAGCTGGGCGCGCCCACCGACCTGTACGAGAACCCGAAGACCACCTTCGTCGCCAACTTCCTCGGCACCTCCAACCTGATCGAGGCCGAGGTCGACACCAAGGACGGCGAGGACGTCGTGGTCAAGGCCGGCGGCGGCAAGCTGGTGCTGCCCGCCGCGCGGTGCAGCGCGCCCGCCCCGGCCGGCGGCAAGGTGCTGGTCGGCATCCGCCCCGAGAAGATCGCGCTCGCCCACGCCGACGACGCGGGCGCCGTCCCCGAGGGTCGCAACCGCCTCACCGGGAAGATCGCCGACGCCAGTTTCATCGGCGTCTCCACCCAGTACGTCATCGACAGCCCGGCCTGCGCCGGACTCTCGGTCTACGTCCAGAACGTCGAGCGGGACGCCCGGCTGGTCCCCGGCGCGGACGTCGTCCTGCACTGGAGCCCCGCGCACACCTTCGGCCTCGACGCGACCCAGGCCATCGACGCGGGCACCGAGGAAGAGGTCGCCGCCTGA
- a CDS encoding ABC transporter permease: protein MPTLTEAPPPLAPAAPEAKAPRKRGRFTPYWLLLPGILWLIVFFALPLVYQASTSVQTGSLEEGYKVTWHVATYWDALSEYWPQFLRSLCYAAGATVLCLLLGYPLAYLIAFRAGRWRNLIMILVIAPFFTSFLIRTLAWKTILADNGPIVHALNSLHVLDLTNWLGWTAGDRVLATPLAVVCGLTYNFLPFMILPLYTSLERIDGRLHEAAGDLYAKPWTTFRKVTFPLSMPGVVSGTLLTFIPAAGDYVNSELLGSTDTRMIGNVIQTQFLRILDYPTAAALSFILMAAILAMVTIYIRRSGTEDLV from the coding sequence ATGCCGACGCTCACCGAGGCGCCCCCGCCGCTCGCCCCCGCCGCACCGGAGGCCAAGGCCCCCCGCAAACGCGGCCGGTTCACGCCGTACTGGCTGCTGCTGCCCGGCATCCTGTGGCTGATCGTCTTCTTCGCGCTGCCCCTGGTCTACCAGGCCTCCACGTCCGTGCAGACGGGCTCCCTGGAGGAGGGCTACAAGGTCACCTGGCACGTCGCGACCTACTGGGACGCCCTGTCCGAGTACTGGCCGCAGTTCCTGCGCTCCCTGTGCTACGCGGCCGGCGCCACCGTGCTCTGCCTGCTGCTCGGCTACCCGCTGGCCTATCTGATCGCGTTCCGCGCGGGCCGCTGGCGCAACCTGATCATGATCCTGGTGATCGCGCCGTTCTTCACCAGCTTCCTGATCCGCACCCTGGCCTGGAAGACGATCCTCGCGGACAACGGCCCGATCGTGCACGCGCTGAACTCGCTGCACGTCCTGGACCTCACCAACTGGCTCGGCTGGACGGCCGGCGACCGGGTGCTGGCCACCCCGCTCGCGGTGGTGTGCGGACTGACGTACAACTTCCTGCCGTTCATGATCCTGCCGCTGTACACCTCGCTGGAGCGGATCGACGGGCGGCTGCACGAGGCGGCCGGCGACCTGTACGCCAAGCCGTGGACCACCTTCCGCAAGGTGACCTTCCCGCTGTCGATGCCGGGCGTGGTCTCCGGCACGCTGCTCACGTTCATCCCGGCGGCCGGTGACTACGTCAACTCCGAACTCCTCGGCTCCACCGACACCCGCATGATCGGCAATGTGATCCAGACGCAGTTCCTGCGCATCCTGGACTATCCGACGGCCGCGGCCCTCTCCTTCATCCTCATGGCCGCGATCCTGGCCATGGTGACCATCTACATCCGCCGGTCCGGGACGGAGGACCTGGTCTAA
- a CDS encoding ABC transporter permease, protein MPVVNWLKRHLVVIAGLFTLAYLLLPNVIVTVFSFNKPKGRFNYQWQRFSLDAWKQPCGVADMCGSLSISLQIAVWATLGATVLGTMIAFALVRYRFRARGAINSLIFLPMAMPEVVMAASLLTLFLNLGAQLGFWTILIAHIMFCLSFVVTAVKARVMSMDPRLEEAARDLYAGPVQTFLRVTLPIAAPGIAAGALLSFALSFDDFIITNFNAGSTVTFPMFVWGSAQRGTPVQINVIGTAMFLLAVLFVLVSMLITNRRNHQKA, encoded by the coding sequence ATGCCCGTCGTCAACTGGCTCAAGCGCCATCTCGTCGTCATCGCGGGACTGTTCACCCTCGCCTATCTGCTGCTGCCGAACGTCATCGTCACGGTGTTCTCCTTCAACAAACCGAAGGGGCGCTTCAACTACCAGTGGCAGCGGTTCTCCCTGGACGCCTGGAAACAGCCGTGCGGCGTCGCCGACATGTGCGGCTCGCTGTCCATCAGCCTCCAGATCGCCGTCTGGGCGACGCTCGGCGCCACCGTCCTCGGCACGATGATCGCCTTCGCGCTGGTCCGCTACCGCTTCCGCGCCCGCGGCGCCATCAACTCGCTGATCTTCCTGCCGATGGCGATGCCCGAGGTCGTCATGGCCGCCTCCCTGCTCACCCTCTTCCTCAACCTGGGTGCGCAGCTCGGCTTCTGGACGATCCTGATCGCGCACATCATGTTCTGTCTCAGCTTCGTCGTCACCGCGGTCAAGGCGCGTGTGATGTCGATGGACCCGCGCCTGGAGGAGGCCGCCCGGGACCTGTACGCCGGGCCCGTGCAGACCTTCCTGCGGGTCACCCTGCCGATCGCGGCACCCGGAATCGCCGCGGGCGCGCTGCTGTCCTTCGCGCTGTCCTTCGACGATTTCATCATCACCAATTTCAATGCCGGTTCGACCGTCACCTTCCCCATGTTCGTGTGGGGTTCGGCGCAGCGCGGAACGCCCGTGCAGATCAATGTGATCGGTACGGCGATGTTCCTCCTCGCGGTGCTGTTCGTTCTGGTATCGATGCTGATCACGAACCGCCGTAACCATCAGAAGGCGTAA